One window of Novipirellula aureliae genomic DNA carries:
- a CDS encoding metal ABC transporter permease, producing MIRPFLSRGTGFQPVNRSSQAGSLCHALQTMVFLFLFSMAPVACTAQSSTESIAGRSVTWPTPSQWRRVVLLEDYNTRVVLFGVTVLGAAAGLVGSFTLLRKRALLGDALSHATLPGLALAFIVASGLGMDGKSLPILLFGATLSGLLGVAVVLIVRSQTRLKEDAGLGIALSVFFGAGMALLGVVQQMDTGHAAGLESFIYGKTASMNANDANLIAAASLIGIAGCLFLFKEFKLLCFDESFAGSRGMPVLGLDLALMSLVVLVTIVGLQAVGLILVVALFVTPAAAARFWTEKMWVTAWLAALIGGVGGVLGGAASALFPRLPSGAMIVLASTTLFGCSMLFGTERGLLVRWHRRYSVNRRIRRQHLLRGLYELLELGASGASGESGASGASGDHATLKSKSISIDQLMAIRSWSKRQLWRTIRSAAREELVTIGEQAIGLTRAGYVEGARLTRQHRLWELYLITHAEVAASRVDRDADAIEHVLGPDMIDELETLLEQRPVEIAVPESPHTTSDGVAT from the coding sequence ATGATTCGTCCGTTCTTAAGTCGTGGCACAGGCTTCCAGCCTGTGAATCGCAGCTCACAGGCTGGAAGCCTATGCCACGCGTTGCAAACGATGGTATTTCTGTTCCTGTTTTCAATGGCTCCCGTTGCGTGCACCGCCCAATCATCGACCGAGTCGATAGCGGGTCGCAGTGTGACCTGGCCGACGCCGTCCCAGTGGCGCCGGGTCGTCTTGCTGGAAGACTATAACACTCGCGTGGTCCTCTTCGGGGTCACCGTGCTCGGAGCGGCTGCTGGTTTGGTGGGCAGTTTTACGTTACTGCGAAAACGAGCTTTGCTCGGCGATGCCTTGTCGCACGCCACGTTACCGGGGTTGGCACTTGCCTTTATCGTCGCCAGTGGTTTGGGGATGGATGGCAAATCGTTGCCGATTCTGTTATTCGGTGCAACACTTAGCGGCTTGCTAGGAGTCGCGGTCGTGTTGATCGTGCGGTCGCAAACACGCTTGAAAGAGGATGCGGGATTGGGGATCGCCCTGAGCGTTTTTTTTGGGGCGGGGATGGCACTGCTCGGCGTTGTCCAGCAGATGGATACGGGACATGCGGCTGGGCTAGAAAGTTTTATCTATGGCAAAACCGCGTCGATGAACGCCAACGATGCCAACTTGATCGCGGCAGCATCGTTGATCGGAATCGCTGGCTGTTTATTCCTCTTTAAAGAGTTCAAATTGCTCTGCTTCGACGAAAGTTTTGCCGGTTCACGAGGTATGCCGGTCTTGGGCCTCGACCTCGCTCTAATGTCTTTGGTTGTCTTGGTAACGATCGTGGGACTGCAGGCGGTAGGCTTGATCCTAGTCGTTGCTTTGTTTGTGACCCCTGCGGCGGCGGCCCGATTTTGGACCGAGAAGATGTGGGTGACGGCATGGTTGGCGGCACTGATTGGTGGTGTTGGAGGCGTGCTTGGGGGGGCCGCCAGTGCGTTGTTTCCACGATTACCCTCGGGGGCGATGATCGTGTTGGCGTCCACCACGCTGTTTGGCTGCAGTATGCTTTTTGGGACCGAGCGTGGTTTACTGGTTCGCTGGCACCGACGATATAGCGTCAATCGACGTATTCGTAGACAGCATTTGCTTCGCGGGCTTTATGAGTTGTTGGAGCTTGGCGCATCGGGGGCATCGGGCGAATCGGGGGCATCGGGGGCATCGGGCGATCACGCGACATTAAAATCGAAGTCGATTTCCATCGATCAGTTGATGGCGATACGAAGTTGGTCAAAACGGCAATTGTGGCGAACGATTCGATCAGCCGCCCGCGAGGAATTGGTGACGATTGGTGAGCAAGCGATCGGGTTGACGAGAGCGGGGTACGTCGAAGGTGCTCGACTGACTCGCCAGCATCGGTTGTGGGAATTGTATTTGATTACGCATGCCGAGGTGGCTGCCAGCCGCGTGGATCGTGATGCCGATGCGATCGAGCATGTTCTTGGACCCGATATGATTGACGAGTTAGAGACGCTATTGGAACAGCGACCGGTTGAGATCGCGGTACCGGAGTCACCGCACACGACATCCGACGGAGTGGCGACATGA
- a CDS encoding metal ABC transporter ATP-binding protein — protein MNRETNKPDGGKNAESIALSIDDLTVAYHRKPVIWDVTLDLPAGSLIGIVGPNGAGKSTLLKAIMNLVPTASGRVEVFGKPYRENRHRVGYVPQRESVDWDFPVDALDVVTMGLYSQIGWCMPVRKKHRMAALEALRRVGIADLAYRQISQLSGGQQQRTFLARALVQDADLYLMDEPFAAVDASTEKAIVDLLRELNSRGKTVAVIHHDLQTVPEYFDYVVLLNMRVVAHGPVEETFTSENLQKTYGGRLTLLDEVSEAMRRRERSL, from the coding sequence ATGAATCGAGAGACGAACAAACCGGACGGTGGCAAGAACGCGGAATCGATTGCTTTGTCGATCGATGATTTAACCGTTGCCTATCACCGCAAACCGGTGATTTGGGATGTGACATTGGACCTGCCGGCTGGTTCGTTGATTGGGATTGTTGGTCCCAATGGTGCTGGGAAGAGTACGCTGCTAAAGGCGATCATGAATTTGGTGCCGACGGCGTCGGGGCGAGTGGAGGTGTTTGGAAAACCGTACCGAGAAAATCGGCACCGCGTCGGCTATGTGCCTCAACGCGAAAGTGTCGATTGGGATTTCCCCGTCGATGCGCTCGATGTGGTCACGATGGGGTTGTACAGCCAAATTGGTTGGTGCATGCCGGTGCGAAAGAAGCATCGGATGGCGGCTTTAGAGGCCCTGCGCCGCGTCGGCATCGCGGATTTAGCCTATCGGCAAATCAGTCAATTGTCGGGTGGTCAACAACAGCGTACGTTCTTGGCTCGCGCGTTGGTGCAGGACGCGGATCTGTATTTGATGGACGAACCGTTCGCAGCGGTCGATGCGTCGACCGAGAAAGCGATTGTGGATCTGCTGCGTGAGCTGAATTCGCGTGGCAAAACGGTCGCCGTGATTCATCACGATCTGCAAACCGTTCCCGAGTATTTTGACTATGTCGTTTTATTGAACATGCGAGTGGTCGCACACGGTCCCGTCGAGGAAACGTTCACGTCGGAGAATTTGCAGAAGACCTATGGAGGCCGTTTGACGCTACTTGATGAGGTCAGTGAGGCGATGCGGCGTCGGGAGCGATCGTTATGA
- a CDS encoding metal ABC transporter permease: protein MTWNWQLDGWIVTAGVLCAVASALLGNFLVLRRLSMLGDAVSHAVLPGLAAAFFISNSRSSLPMFLGAVIVGILTALFTEWIRGVGKVDEGASMGVVFTSLFAFGLIMIVQAADQVDLDAGCVLYGAIELTPLDRLSLFGFDFPRAVWVLGAVAIINLFFVLLFFKELKLTSFDRSLATSMGFSAWAMHYALMVLVAVTAVASFESVGNILVVAMFIVPPATAYLLTDRLGVMIFLSALVAAVGAISGHVAAVITPTWFGYQSTTTAGMMAVMVGLFFTVALLFAPQQGLVVRWVRNRALSLRILCDDIVATMYRQHERVSSDSSNGNARTISRAYLADELFSSRLQLWTALRSLSRRGELRQQDDQYQLTLLGKQHAQELVRSHRLWEQYLVSEASLDAAKIHDKAERLEHFTDRSLRDNLSDATDTPSFDPHGREIPPEHNERPS from the coding sequence ATGACTTGGAATTGGCAACTCGATGGCTGGATCGTCACGGCAGGCGTTTTGTGTGCGGTTGCATCCGCACTTCTGGGGAATTTTCTGGTACTTCGCCGCTTGAGTATGCTGGGGGATGCGGTTTCCCATGCGGTATTACCGGGCTTGGCAGCCGCGTTTTTTATCAGCAATAGTCGTAGTAGTTTGCCGATGTTTTTGGGGGCGGTGATTGTTGGCATTTTGACCGCTTTGTTTACTGAGTGGATTCGAGGTGTCGGTAAAGTCGATGAAGGCGCGTCGATGGGGGTCGTCTTCACGTCGTTGTTCGCATTCGGATTGATCATGATTGTGCAAGCAGCCGACCAAGTCGATTTGGATGCCGGCTGCGTTTTGTACGGGGCGATCGAGCTGACACCACTCGATCGGTTGTCGCTATTTGGCTTCGATTTTCCGCGAGCGGTGTGGGTGCTCGGGGCGGTGGCGATCATCAATCTGTTCTTTGTCCTGCTCTTTTTCAAAGAACTTAAGCTCACTTCCTTCGATAGGTCATTGGCCACATCGATGGGGTTTTCCGCTTGGGCGATGCATTACGCCTTGATGGTGTTGGTGGCTGTGACCGCGGTCGCCAGTTTCGAGAGCGTCGGGAATATTCTGGTGGTCGCGATGTTTATTGTGCCGCCTGCGACCGCTTACCTTTTGACCGATCGATTGGGAGTGATGATCTTCTTGTCGGCTTTGGTTGCCGCCGTTGGTGCGATTAGCGGACATGTGGCGGCCGTGATAACGCCGACTTGGTTTGGTTATCAAAGTACGACGACTGCCGGAATGATGGCGGTCATGGTTGGGCTGTTTTTTACGGTGGCGTTGTTGTTCGCACCCCAGCAAGGGCTCGTCGTTCGCTGGGTCCGAAACCGAGCGTTGTCCCTACGAATTCTTTGCGACGATATCGTCGCGACGATGTATCGGCAACATGAGCGTGTATCGTCGGATTCAAGCAACGGCAACGCAAGAACGATTAGCCGGGCTTATTTGGCGGATGAGTTGTTTTCATCGCGGTTGCAACTTTGGACCGCACTTCGATCGCTTTCTCGTCGAGGGGAGCTACGGCAACAAGACGATCAATATCAATTGACACTCCTCGGCAAGCAACACGCTCAAGAATTGGTTCGCTCACATCGACTATGGGAACAGTACTTGGTGTCCGAAGCAAGCCTCGATGCAGCGAAGATTCACGACAAAGCCGAGCGACTCGAGCACTTTACCGATCGTAGTTTGCGCGACAACTTGTCGGATGCTACCGATACACCCTCCTTCGACCCTCACGGCCGAGAAATACCACCCGAACACAATGAGCGTCCGTCGTAG